In a genomic window of Magnolia sinica isolate HGM2019 chromosome 14, MsV1, whole genome shotgun sequence:
- the LOC131225367 gene encoding uncharacterized protein LOC131225367 codes for MADKDAQISSLRETMTTFMATIMNPSINLATLLGVSANPNLNQPSSSSSHLVPTPQRDLANKGNSMSCTNVTQVLLKSIVKPEDTITKGTVLSTDPLTKVGGKNLELVSGKYLFK; via the exons ATGGCTGATAAAGATGCTCAAATATCTTCACTAAGAGAAACTATGACAACATTTATGGCTACCATAATGAATCCAAGCATTAATCTAGCTACATTATTAGGTGTTTCAGCTAATCCCAACTTGAaccaaccctcctcatcatcaagccACTTGGTTCCAACCCCTCAG AGAGACTTGGCGAATAAGGGGAATTCTATGAGTTGCACTAATGTGACTCAAGTTCTTCTTAAGAGTATTGTAAAGCCTGAGGATACTATAACTAAAGGAACCGTTTTGAGCACGGATCCATTGACAAAAGTAGGGGGCAAAAACTTGGAGTTGGTTTCTGGGAAGTATCTGTTTAAGTAG